A single genomic interval of Chryseobacterium paludis harbors:
- a CDS encoding ParA family protein gives MRTKQRPLFIAFSSQKGGVGKSTFTTLVASILHYRLGYNVAVFDADFPQHSLMKMKERDLNMVMENEVLKKLAYKQFTTINKKAYPIIQHKAEGVVEAAQNFFDSSAVPIDAVFFDLPGTVNTPGILKALAGMHHIFTPITADRLVMESTLVFTQLLQDVIMKKGETSIESINLFWNQVDGRESTPLYNVYIQVIGELGLSLMRSQIRSSTRFRKESEVGAKAVFRSTLMPADERLMKTCGLDLFISEFLQIIQL, from the coding sequence ATGAGAACAAAGCAAAGACCTTTATTCATCGCCTTTTCATCTCAGAAAGGAGGTGTGGGAAAAAGTACTTTTACAACACTGGTTGCCAGTATACTTCATTATCGTTTGGGCTATAATGTCGCGGTATTTGATGCAGATTTTCCTCAGCACAGTTTGATGAAAATGAAAGAACGCGACCTCAATATGGTCATGGAAAACGAGGTTTTAAAGAAGCTTGCGTACAAGCAGTTTACAACCATTAACAAGAAAGCATATCCTATCATCCAGCATAAAGCAGAAGGGGTTGTTGAAGCAGCACAAAACTTCTTTGATTCTTCTGCTGTACCTATTGATGCGGTCTTTTTTGACCTTCCTGGAACGGTAAACACTCCTGGTATCCTAAAGGCACTGGCTGGAATGCATCACATCTTTACCCCAATAACAGCAGACCGATTAGTGATGGAAAGTACGCTGGTTTTTACACAGCTATTGCAGGATGTGATTATGAAAAAGGGAGAAACTTCCATTGAAAGTATTAACCTCTTTTGGAATCAGGTTGATGGTAGGGAAAGCACTCCTTTATACAATGTTTATATCCAGGTGATTGGAGAACTAGGTCTAAGTCTTATGCGTAGCCAGATCAGAAGCAGTACCCGTTTTCGTAAAGAAAGTGAAGTAGGAGCCAAGGCAGTGTTTCGCAGTACATTAATGCCTGCTGATGAAAGATTGATGAAAACCTGCGGGTTGGATCTCTTCATTAGTGAGTTTTTACAAATTATTCAATTGTAG